A stretch of the Prochlorococcus marinus str. MIT 0918 genome encodes the following:
- a CDS encoding NAD(P)H-quinone oxidoreductase subunit 4, which yields MPEPIVADFPWLSLCILFPIAGSLLVPFIPDEGEGKQVRWYALAIALITFLISIGAYLKGYDPSIEGLQLSERVSWLPELGLAWAVGADGLSMPLILLTSFITALAVLAAWPVSFKPKLFFFLILAMDGGQIAVFAVQDMLLFFLAWELELLPVYLLLAIWGGKKRQYAATKFIIYTAGSSLFILIAGLAMGFFGGGSPNFEFTHLANQNFGTGFQLLCYAGLLIAFGVKLPIVPLHTWLPDAHGEATAPVHMLLAGILLKMGGYALLRFNAQLLPDAHAQFAPLLIVLGVVNIIYAALTSFAQRNLKRKIAYSSISHMGFVLIGIGSFSSLGTSGAMLQMISHGLIGASLFFLVGATYDRTHTLQLNEMGGVGQKMRIMFALWTVCSLASLALPGMSGFVSELMVFAGFVTDDVYTLPFRIVIASLAAVGVILTPIYLLSMLREIFFGKENVELITKRELVDAEPREIYIIASLLVPIIGIGLYPRIMTETYSMSIDGLVGRDILAIERMTSDSNKILGNKKLLLPSQSTPKLNIYTSNRNL from the coding sequence ATGCCAGAACCAATTGTGGCAGATTTTCCTTGGCTAAGCCTTTGTATTCTTTTTCCTATAGCAGGTTCCTTGTTAGTCCCTTTTATTCCAGATGAAGGGGAGGGGAAACAAGTTAGATGGTATGCCCTAGCGATTGCTTTAATTACTTTTTTAATTTCGATTGGGGCTTATTTAAAAGGGTATGACCCATCCATTGAAGGATTGCAGCTTTCAGAAAGGGTGTCTTGGTTGCCAGAATTAGGACTTGCTTGGGCTGTCGGTGCTGATGGCCTATCAATGCCTCTTATTCTTCTCACTAGTTTTATAACTGCTTTGGCTGTCCTTGCAGCTTGGCCAGTAAGTTTTAAGCCAAAATTATTTTTCTTTTTGATTTTGGCTATGGATGGAGGCCAGATTGCAGTTTTTGCAGTTCAAGATATGCTTCTTTTCTTTTTAGCGTGGGAATTAGAGCTATTACCAGTTTATTTATTGTTGGCCATTTGGGGAGGTAAAAAAAGACAATATGCGGCTACTAAATTCATCATTTATACGGCAGGAAGTTCTTTATTTATTCTTATTGCAGGATTAGCAATGGGATTTTTTGGAGGGGGTTCGCCTAATTTTGAATTTACTCATTTAGCTAATCAAAATTTTGGAACAGGATTCCAATTATTATGTTATGCCGGCTTACTTATAGCTTTTGGAGTCAAACTTCCAATAGTACCTTTGCATACTTGGTTGCCAGATGCCCATGGTGAGGCAACTGCTCCAGTCCATATGCTTCTGGCAGGAATTTTATTAAAAATGGGTGGCTATGCACTTTTAAGATTTAATGCTCAATTGTTGCCAGATGCCCACGCGCAATTTGCACCATTATTAATAGTTCTTGGAGTAGTAAATATTATTTATGCTGCATTGACTTCATTTGCTCAACGTAATTTGAAGAGGAAGATAGCGTATAGCTCAATAAGCCATATGGGTTTTGTATTAATAGGCATAGGCAGTTTTAGTTCTTTAGGAACTAGTGGCGCGATGCTTCAAATGATTAGTCATGGATTGATAGGGGCTAGCCTTTTCTTTTTAGTAGGTGCAACTTATGACCGCACTCATACACTTCAACTGAATGAGATGGGAGGTGTAGGTCAGAAAATGAGAATTATGTTTGCACTTTGGACTGTTTGCTCGTTAGCTTCGCTGGCTTTGCCAGGGATGAGTGGCTTTGTTTCAGAACTAATGGTCTTTGCTGGATTTGTAACAGATGATGTTTATACTTTGCCATTTAGAATTGTAATAGCTTCTCTTGCAGCAGTAGGTGTAATTCTTACACCAATATATTTACTTTCTATGCTTAGAGAAATCTTTTTTGGTAAGGAAAATGTAGAGCTTATAACTAAAAGGGAACTTGTAGATGCAGAACCTAGAGAAATTTATATTATTGCTAGTCTGCTTGTTCCTATTATTGGGATTGGCTTATATCCGAGAATAATGACAGAGACTTATTCTATGTCTATAGATGGATTAGTTGGAAGAGATATTCTTGCTATTGAAAGAATGACATCTGACTCTAATAAAATTCTTGGTAATAAAAAACTTCTATTACCTTCTCAATCAACTCCTAAGTTGAATATCTATACTTCTAATCGTAATTTATAA
- a CDS encoding segregation/condensation protein A — protein sequence MPAEGLQTSSSSGARLAIRLLQDAAENGDIDPWDIDVIPVIDGFLDQLRLRIELPRKALSVSGGSFERDLAESSEAFLAASVLVSLKSQVLESDTFPVEDLEENFDLSFAEQGLLDPRLDLPRNPERHLYRRPVAPPPLKRAVSLGELIEQLESIAETIEADELQSRRKRRSKRFSDKQIIEQVTALAHREKLPETTAALGIFLGNWEQALHWIDFDLCVKSWADKASSDLDSDRVGVFWALLFLSSQGKIELKQEGSLYAPLRLRRILEPGMIAQLPLNNIDVTATSPAAA from the coding sequence TTGCCTGCTGAAGGTTTACAAACTAGTTCGAGTTCTGGAGCAAGACTTGCTATACGCCTTTTGCAAGATGCTGCTGAAAATGGTGATATTGATCCTTGGGATATTGATGTTATTCCTGTGATAGATGGTTTTTTGGATCAATTGCGATTAAGAATAGAATTGCCTCGAAAAGCATTATCAGTATCTGGCGGATCTTTTGAAAGAGATTTAGCTGAAAGTAGTGAGGCTTTTTTGGCAGCTTCTGTTTTGGTAAGTTTAAAGTCGCAGGTTTTGGAGTCAGATACTTTTCCTGTTGAAGATTTGGAAGAAAACTTCGACTTATCTTTTGCGGAACAAGGTTTGCTTGATCCTAGGCTGGATTTACCTCGCAACCCTGAGAGGCATCTATATAGGCGCCCAGTAGCTCCACCCCCACTCAAGAGAGCGGTCTCTCTTGGAGAGCTTATAGAGCAGCTTGAGTCTATTGCGGAGACCATTGAGGCGGATGAGCTTCAAAGTAGAAGAAAAAGAAGAAGCAAGCGATTTAGCGATAAGCAAATTATTGAACAAGTGACTGCTCTTGCTCATAGAGAAAAATTACCTGAGACAACAGCTGCTTTGGGAATATTTCTTGGGAATTGGGAGCAAGCTCTTCATTGGATAGATTTTGATTTATGTGTAAAGAGTTGGGCTGATAAGGCATCTTCAGATTTAGATAGTGATCGAGTTGGAGTTTTTTGGGCTTTGCTTTTTTTATCTTCACAAGGCAAAATTGAGCTGAAACAGGAAGGTTCTTTATATGCTCCTTTGAGATTGCGAAGAATTCTTGAGCCTGGAATGATTGCTCAATTACCTTTAAATAATATTGACGTGACAGCTACTTCTCCGGCTGCAGCCTAA